The window CAGAGAGTTGTCTCTGGAAGAAGAATTCTTAGGTAAAAAACCACCTGCCGATGCCGATACTTCCAAAGGGATGGATTTAGGGAAAGTGCTACGCAGTGCTAAAATAAAAGACCTGGTGGTGATGAACGATGAAGCGCATCATATCCATGATCCTGAAATGCAGTGGTTCAAAAACATTGAAGATATCAACAATCATTTAAAACTGAAACAGGGCAAGGGAATCTCTCTGCAAATTGACAATACCGCAACGCCCAAACACAATGACGGCGCCATATTTGTTCAGACCATTTGTGATTACCCACTTGTGGAAGCCATCAAACAGCGAATTGTCAAATCGCCTGTGCTGCCTGATGAGGCTTCGAGAGGGAAATTGAACGAAAAGACGTCGTCTGAATTTGTGGAACGCTATAAAGATTTTATCCATCTTGGTTATATCGAATGGAAAAAACAGTTTGATGAATTAAAAAGCCAGAAAACCCCTGTTCTGTTTGCAATGACGCTGGACACCAAGGAAGCCAATCAGACTAAAGATTATCTCGAATCCCATTATCCCGAATTCAAAGATTCCGTGTTGCTCATACACACCAAGAAAAGCGGTGAAATATCAGAAACCACAAAAACCAAAAGGGATAAAGATGAACTGGAACAATTGCGCAAAGCAGCGGATACCGTGGATGAAGACACATCGCCCTACAAAGCTGTTGTATCGGTGATGATGCTCAGGGAAGGATGGGATGTCCGTAATGTGATGACCATTGTGGGGCTGCGTCCTTATGGCTCCCCTGCTAAAATTCTGCCTGAACAAACCCTGGGTAGGGGCTTGCGCAAGATGTTCGGCATGGAGGTGAAGGAAGAACTGGTGGTAGTTGGCACGTCTGCCTTTATCGAATTTGTGGAATCCATTAAAACCGAAGGTGTGGAATTCAGCTACAGACCCATGGGGGAGACGGCCAAATCCCGCAACCCGATTATTGTGGAAATAGACAGTGACAATACAAAAAAAGATTTGGAGAAACTGGATATTCCAATTCCTGTTTTATCCCCACGCATCCATCGGGATTATAAAAATCTGGAGGATATTCAGGTGGATGCCATGCACGCCGCCCCCGTTCCCATGAAACAATTCAGCGAAAATGAATTGAAAGAAATTGTGTTTACCGATATTGACGGTGAATTTTCCCATAAAATTGAGTTTACCGATACCCTGCCTGATTATCGAAACGTGGTCGGTTTTTTTACGCAGGCCATTCTCAAGGAAAGCCGTCTGGTGAGCGGATTTAATCTTCTCTATCCCAAAGTGGAGCAGTTTATTCGGCAAAAATTATTCGGTAAAAGCGTAAACATTGAAGCCCCTGTCATTTTACGAAATCTCTCTGAAATCGAGGCAAAACAGACCATATACGGTGCATTCAAAAAAGCCATTGATGAGTTAACTATAAAAGATAAAGGTTCCGCACAAATAAAAAATTATATTTCGCTGCGGAAAACCAAGCCTCTGGTGGTAGATAACCAGCCCTACCTTGTTCCACAAAGAAGTGTTTACAACAAAATTATCGGTGACAACCAGTTTGAACTGGAATTTGCCGCCTTTCTGGAAAACTGCGTTGATATTATCTCCTTTGCCAAAAATTACCAAACGCTCAATTTTAAAATCGAATATCAGGGTGAGGACAGCAACATCCACGATTTTCATCCTGACTTTCTCATCAAGAAAGCTGAACAGGAAACCTACATTGCCGAGACTAAAGGCAGAGAAGATCTGGACGATGTGAGAAAAATCAAGCGCCTGCAAGTCTGGTGCAATGATGTCAATGCCGCGCAGAATGAACGCTGCTATGTTCCACTGTATGTGAAGCAGGAAACGTGGGAGAAATACGAAAAGGATTTGAAGGTGTTTAAAGACGTTGCGAAATTATTTAAATACTCATAGTTGAAAAAAGCACCTTTAAATGAGAAGGAATAATTATAATGGCGGACATTGCTTTATCCATTAACAATGTACCGATAAGGCTCACTGATGAACGATGGAAACATATCGTCGAAAACCATGATGATATAGCAGGTTATTATGATACAGTTCTCCGAGCGGTCGAAGAAGCAGATTATATTATCAAAGGTTACGGAGGTGCTTTTATTGCTTTACAGGAAATTGACAAAATGAAATTTTTAGCCGTCGTTTATAAGGAATTTATCAATGATGGATTTATCATCACTGCATACTTTACCAGGAAAATTAAACTCGAAAACGAGGTGATAGTATGGAAAAAGAAATCTTAAAGCAAGAGACATTAGCAGAAGTATTCAAAGCTACGCCACATCTGTTAAAATTTCCTGTCACCAAAATGTGGATAGACTATGACAAGGAAGCAGACGCGCTTTATATCAGTTTTGATCGTCCACAGAAGGCTACGGATTCCGAAATGTCGCAAGACGGTATTTTGCATAGATATCGGGGCGAAAAACTTGTTGGAATAACCATACTCGAAGCATCAAAAAGACATTGAACACCTGGGCATAAACAATATTGATACTTCATGATGACCGAGGGGAAAAAGAGCATATTAATGGGTGAAATTCATTTATCTGAAAAAGAAAAACAGGAAATAATTGATCAAATCCAGCACGGTAAACCCCTGTCCAAAGAATACATTTACAAATTATACGCCGATGATGAAGACGTTTTTCTGTTCTGGAACGGGCGCAATGAATCCGTGACCAATGCTGTACTACCCTTTCATTCCATTGAACATATTGACGAACCCAGAAAAGAAACCAAGCCGGAACAGATGAACTGGCTTGATACAACAGGCAGACAGTTAAAAGGCTGGACAAATAAACTAATCTGGGGCGATAACAAACTCATTCTCTCATCGCTGGTGAACGGACCAATGAGGGAAGAGATTGAAAAAGAGGGTGGACTGAAACTGATTTACATTGACCCGCCCTTTGCCGTAGGTGCGGATTTTTCCTACAACATTGCCGTGAACGGCGAGGATGTAACCAAACAGCAGTCCATCATCGAAGAGATCGCCTACCGTGACACTTGGGGCAGAGGCATTTCATCCTACCTTTCCATGATGTATGAACGGCTGAAACTGATGCATCAGTTGCTGGCAGAGGATGGCAATATTTATGTGCATTGTGATTGGAGATTAAATAGTGTTTTGAAATTTTTGTTAGACGAAATATTTGGAATAACAAATTTTAAGAATGAAGTAATTTGGCATTATAGACGATGGACAGCTGGTAGTGGTTCTTTCCAAAAAATGCACGATGATTTATTATTTTATGCCAAGAGTAATAAATATTGCTTAAATACCATTTATATCGAGGCTACAGAAGGTCAAAAACAAAAGCATGAAAAAGGCTGGGATAGGAATTCTGTTTTAATAGATGGTAAAAGGCAACCACAATTAATAGTATATAACAAAGAAAAAGTTGATGAGGCTGTTAATCAAGGTAGAATTGATTTATCAGAATATGCAAGGATAGTTGAAGTTAATATCGAAGAAACAATAGCCCCAGATGTATGGGAAATCAACTTCATCAACTCACAAGCAAAAGAACGATTAGACTACCCCACCCAAAAACCCGAAGCCCTTTTAGAGCGCATCATCAAAGCCAGCAGTAACGAGGGCGATCTGGTTGCCGATTTCTTCTGCGGCAGCGGAACCACCGCCGCGGTGGCGGAAAAACTTGGTAGGAAATGGATCGCCTGTGATCTGGGCAGATTTGCCGTTCACACCACCCGCAAACGTATGATTCAGGTGCAGCGGGAATTGAAATATCAGGTCAAATCCTACCGTGCCTTTGAGGTGCTCAATCTGGGCAAATACGAACGCCAGTTTTTCTTCGGTGTGCCTGCCAATATCCCGCCCGGACAGCAGGAAAAACTACTGGAAGCCAAACACGAGAAATATGTCAATCTGATATTGGAAGGCTACTCGGCGCAACGCATAGAAGGACATCGCCTTCTGCACGGCAAAAAGGCAGGAAGGTTTGTGCATGTGGGTCCGCTCAATGTGCCTGTCACCAAAACGCTGGTGGAAGAGGTGTTTGAGGAGTGCCGCCAGAACCTGATTACACAGGTGGATATTTTGGGTTTTGAATTTGAAATGGGGCTGGTGCCCTACATAAAAGACGAACTGCGCCAGCAGGGAGTGGACATCCGTCTGCGTTACATTCCCAGGGAAGTGTTTGACAAACGGGCAGTGGAAAAAGGACAGGTTAAGTTTTATGACGTTGCTTATATGCAGGTCAAACCGTATATTGAAGGCCTGCCTGGCGGACAGACAGGGAAAACCGTCAAAATTGAACTCACCAATTTCACCACCTACTACACGCAGGACGATCTGGAAGAACTGGAGCAGTCGCTGAAAAAAGGCGGCTACAAGGTAGTCATTGAAAACGGGCAAATTACTAAACTGACCAAAGACGAGCACGGCATTTTAAAGCGGGAACTGCTCACCAAAAACTGGCTGGACTGGATCGATTACTGGGCAGTGGATTTCGATTATGAAGATAAAAAGGAAATGATTCGGGTTGAAGAAGATGGTCATGTGAAAGAAATCTGGACGGGTAATTATATCTTTGAGAATTTGTGGCAGTCATTCCGAACAAAAAAGAACTCATCTCTTGAACTTATTACCGTCCCGCATACTTACACGAAAGCGGGCAAATATAAAATCATGGTTAAAGTGGTTGATATTGTGGGAGTAGATACGTCGCATGTCATTGAAGTAGAGATAGAATAAACAAAATGAAATACAACCCTGAAAAACACCACCGCCGTTCCATCCGCTTAAAGGGATACGATTATTTACAGGCAGGTTGTTATTATATGACTCTCATTACCCAAAACCAGGAATGTTTATTTGGGGATGTTGTGGATGGGGAAATGGTGTTGAATGAATTGGGGGAAATTGTACAGGATGAATGGTTAAAAACCGCCCAAATTCGAAAAAACATTAAATTGGATATATTTGTGGTTATGCCCAATCATGTGCATGGAATTATTATCATTGATGCCAATCCTGTAGGGGTGATCCATCGGATCACCCTTACAAAACCACGGTTGTTTTCCAATTCATTAGGATCCATCATTGGTCAATTCAAATCGGTTGTTACAAAACGAATCCACAAAATGGGGATTCAACATTTTAAATGGCAACGCAATTATTGGGAACATGCCATTCGTGATGAAAATGAATTAAACCACATTCAGGAGTATATTATAGACAATCCATTAAAATGGGATTTGGACGACGAAAATCCGAATTCAGGGCGACCCATCGGGTCGCCCCAACAGGAAGATTATGATCCCACATTCAAAACCAACCCTTGACAAGAAAGATTATGATGCTGTCCTTGGGGTATTGCGATCGGGCCAGATCTCTCAGGGAAAGTATGTGAAGAGGTTTGAAGCCAACCTCTCTGAATTTGTCGGGGTTAAGGGAGGGGTTGCTACAAATTCAGGGACTTCTGCCCTACACTTGGCCTTGCTGTCTTTAGAGGTAGGCAAAGGAGATGAAATAATCCTTCCAGGTTATGTCTGCACTGCCTTGTTGAATGCGATAAACTATGTAGGGGCAACCCCAGTCCTTGTTGATATTGAGCCAGACAGCTTTAACATTGATGCAAAAAGGGTAAAAGAATCCCTTACTGAAAAAACCAGGGCAATTATTGTCCCTCATCTTTTTGGCCTGCCTGCCAATCTGGAGGAACTACTGTCCTTTGGAGTTCCATTGATAGAAGACTGTGCTCAATCTCTTGGTGCCACATACAAGGGAAAACAAACTGGCAGTTTTGGAACGCTGTCGATATTCTCCTTTTATGCTACTAAGGTAATAGCCTCGGGAGAAGGCGGGATGGTTCTTTCAGATTCTCCCCATCTACTGGAAAGGGTGAGAGACCTCCGGGATTATGATAACAGAGATGACTATAAAATCCGCTTCAACTATAGGATGACCGACCTTCAGGCTGCCCTGGGCATCAGTCAGATGGAAAAATTGCCATCTTTTTTAGAAAGAAGAAGAGCTATTGCAAAGAGATACTCCAGGGAGCTGGCAAATATACCTGCTCTTTTGCCAAGAGGATACCCTGAGAGGGAGCATATCTTTTACCGTTATGTTATAAGAGTTAAAGGAGACCTTGAAAGACTTTTAGAACAAATTAAAAAAGAAGGTATCTGCTGTGAACGCCCTGTGTACCGTCCATTACACTATTATCTGGGATTATCCGATCTTCCTGAGACAGAAAGGATATGGAGCAGTGCCCTGTCCATCCCTATTTACCCTTCCCTTGCCTCTGGTGAAGTGACAGAGGTTATCAAAGGGGTAAAGAGGTTAATTGAAGAAAGGTAAAGGATTTGAAAAATTCTAAGAGAAACTTCAACTTAGGTAATGCTTTATATTTCTTAATTCTATTAGTTTTTGTAATACTTTTTGTGAACATATTGGTTCCCTATACAAGGACATTTTTACACGAACAGGGTCATAGATGGCTCTTTATACTTCTTTTTTCTTCTTCCCTTTCCTTTACTGTGACCCCCTGGGTAAGATACCTTGCAAAAAAAGTAAATATCTTAGACCATCCAGACGATAGAAAAGTTCATCACCAGGCTACACCCCTGCTTGGAGGCATTGCTATATATATTGCCTTCGTCAGTTCTATTTTTATTAACAACATCTATACAAAACCATTGCTTGGCATTTTGATAGGTGGAACCATAGTATTCTTAATAAGTGTAGTAGACGATATAATAGAGATTCCGGCAGGACTCAAGCTTCTGGTTCAGTTTCTGGCTACATCTATCATAATCGGTTCAGGGATAGTATTAGACCTTTTCCCTGAAACACCACTTGGGCTTGCAGGAAATATATTTTTAACGTTTTTATGGGTGATTGGAATTACCAATTCCTTTAACTTTTTCGATGGGATGGATGGTTTAGCTTCGGGTCTGGGTATAATCACAGCCTTTTTCATTGGGATTGTCGCCTTTCAAACAGATCAGCCTTTCCTGGGATGGATAGCTATTGCCGTAATGGGCAGCTGCATTGGGTTCTTACCTTATAACTTCAGGCTGCATAAACCTGCCACCATCTTCCTTGGAGATGCCGGCAGTAACTTTCTGGGATTTACACTCGCATCTCTTGCCATATTCGGTGATTGGGCTGATAATAACCCAATAGTTTCTCTGGCTACCCCTCTGCTTATCTTCTGGATCTTTGTCTTTGATATGACACATATAACTTTAACAAGGATTATTTCAGGAAAGGTTACTAATTTAAAGGAGTGGATTAACTATGTGGGAAAAGACCACCTTCACCACCGTCTGGAGTTCTTATTAAAGAGCAAAAAACAAAGCGTCCTGTTCATCTTCTTTCTCTGTGCATGTATGGGTATAAGCGCCATTGTACTACGCTATGCCCGAACCGTTGACGCAATTCTTCTGGTAATCCAGGCAGCAATAATAGTCATCCTTGTAACTATCCTGGAAGCCATAGCAAAAAAACAGGCAAACAAAGGGTAGTAAAAATGGGGTTAAATAAGATGACCATGGTGAACCTGCTCGATGAATTTTTAAACTACCTTGTCGTTGAAAGAGGATTATCTAAAAACACCCTGGAATCATACAACAGAGATTTAAACAAATACCTTGATTATCTGGAAAAAAACAATATCACAGATATTAAAGAGACCTCCAGTTCTCGTATAATGGCTTTCATTTCTACACTAAAGCAAAAGGGGCTCGCAACCAAGACCACTGCAAGAAACCTGGTGGCTGTCAAAATGTTTTATAAGTTTCTGGTTAATGAAAATTACCTTGAGAAAAACCCTGCCACAAAAATTGACTCTCCAAAAACATGGATCAAATTGCCCAGTACCCTGGCACTGGACGAGGTGGAGAGGTTACTTGATCAACCTGATACAAACAATCATTTAGGCATAAGGGATTCTGCCATGTTAGAACTGCTGTATGCCACCGGGTTAAGGGTTTCTGAGCTCGTTTCTCTATCCCTAAACAGTATTAATTTAGAAGTGGGTTACCTCATTGCCTTTGGAAAAGGTAACAAGGAGAGAATTGTTCCCATAGGGAGTCAGGCAACACAAAAGCTAAAGGAGTATCTGGTGTCTGCCAGAAAAAAACTACTTAAAAACTCAAACAGTCCTTATCTTTTTGTAAATCGTTCAGGAAATTCTCTATCCCGACAGGGCTTTTGGAAGATTATTAAAAAGTATACCTTTAAGGCAGGGATAAAGAAGAATATAACACCTCACACCTTAAGGCATTCTTTTGCCACCCATCTCCTGGAAAGGGGAGCAGACCTGCGTTCAGTGCAGACTATGCTGGGCCATGTTGATATTTCTACCACCCAGATATATACCCATGTGACAAGAGAAAGATTAAAAAAGCTCCATAATCAATTACATCCCAGGGCTTAGACTGTATCAGTGGGTCCGGGTCAGTCCGCCTCTGGAGGAAACACCGATCAGTACGGGCGAGGTTATTCTCGCCCCTGCGTAACACTGACACTGAATTTCTATGATTTGCGGTGACCTGCTACAATGGAAGTAATTATCACACATGTAAATGCCGATTTTGATTCTCTCGCTTCGATGCTGGCGGCAAAAAAGCTGTATCCAGAGGCTCGTCTTGCCTTTCCTGGTTCTCAGGAAAAAAGCATGAGGGATTTTTTTATCCAGTCAACGATTTACGTCTTTCAGGTAGAAAAGCTAAAGAACATAGACCTTGAAAACATCCATCGTCTTATCCTGGTTGATACAAGACAGGCAAGTCGAATAGGGAAATTCGCGGAGATTAAAGACAGGACGAATTTGGATATCCATATATATGATCATCATCCGCCTTCATCTGACGACATCTCAGGCTCTCTGGAAGTAATAAAAGAGGTAGGGTCCACTGCGACTATTTTAACCCAGATTTTAAAAGACCGGAATATCGAAATCAGTCCTGATGAGGCTACAATCATGACCCTCGGGATATACGAAGACACAGGTTCGTTCACCTTCTCTTCAACCACAAGCGATGATCATCTGGCTGCAAGTTATCTCCTTTCCAAAGGGGCAAATCTGAATACTGTTTCAGATATGCTTATCAAAGAATTAACAGCCGAAGAGGTCTCACTACTGAATGATCTTGTCCTTTCTGCCACCACTCACAATATAAACGGTATTGACGTTGTAATAGCCAAGGTCTCCACCAATAAATATATAGGGGATTTCGCAGTATTAGTCCATAAACTAAAAGACATGAAAAATATCAATGTACTCTTTGCATTGGCTAGAATGGAGGATCGGATATATCTAATTTGCAGAAGCAGGGTTGACTATATAAACGTCAGTGAGATCGCTATAGAATTTGGAGGAGGGGGACACTCGACTGCCGCATCTGCAACTATCAGGGACCTGACGCTTATTCAAGTCGAAGAAAAACTGCTGAGTGTTCTTCGTAACAAGATAGGAATACGGATACATGCAAAGGACATAATGGCTTTTCCGGTAAAGGTGATAGACTCTGCAGAATCGCTGCAAAGAGCAGGGAAGCTTTTGACAAGGTACAATATAAATGTATTACCAGTGATTAAAGAGAATAAACTTGTGGGTCTAATCTCCAGACAAATAATTGAAAAAGCAACTTACCATGGATTAAAGGATCTGCCCACTGAGGAGTATATGTCTACAGATTTTTCATCAGTAAGCCCGGATGCTCCCTTCATTACCGTCCAAAAAATTATCATAGAAAACAATCAAAGGTTCCTTCCGGTTGTGGAAAACGACTGTATAGTGGGGGCAATCACCAGAACAGATCTGCTGAGAACAATACAAAGTGACCTTTTAAAAGACCCTTCTTATCCGTATGCCTTTGATCGTGACACCCGTCTCACAAGAAAAAAATCCGTTGCAAAACTGATGAAAGAACGGTTGAACCAAAGAATCCTTGAAGTATTACAAAACATAGGTAAAAAGGCCGAAGATCTCAATTACAATGCCTATCTTGTAGGAGGGATCGTCAGAGACATTATCCTTCGGCATGAGACCCTTGACATTGATATTGTAATAGAAGGGGATGGAATTGAACTGGCAAAGCGATTTGCCACGGATTATACCTGTAAAGTAACATCTCACGAGAAATTCGGCACCGCTACATTGATCTTCCCTGACAACCTCAGGATAGATGTAGCCACAGCCAGACTCGAATACTATAAATCCCCTGCAGCGCTCCCTACCGTTGAATTGAGCTCGATAAAACTGGACCTTTACCGCAGGGATTTCACAATGAACACATTGGCAATAAGATTAAATCCCGCAGGTTTTGGTGAACTGATAGATTTCTTCGGTGCTCAGAAAGATATCAAGGAAAAGACAATCAGGGTAATACATAACCTGAGCTTTGTTGAAGACCCGACAAGGATATTCAGGGCTATCCGTTTCGAGCAGAGATTCGGCTTTCAGATAGGGAAGCACACCGCTAATCTTATAAACAACGCTGTCAAGATGAATTTTTTCGATCAACTGGATGGCTACAGGTTTTTCTCTGAATTGAAACTTATATTTCAAGAAGAAGAACCCGTACTGGTAATAAAGAGATTAGCTGAATTCGACATTCTGAGGTTTATCCATCCAAAGATAAAATTCAACGAGAAAATGAAGAAACACTTACAAAACATTAAAGGAATTATTTCCTGGTTCAATCTTCTGTACTTAGAAGAAAAATATGAAAAGTGGCGAATCTACTTCCTTGGATTGATAGATCCCCTGAATAAACAGGAGGTTCTTCAACTCTGTCAAAGGTTATCCATAACTGAAAAAAATAGGCAGAAGATTATCCTCGGTATTGAACAGTCGGAGGCTATCCTTAAACAGATCGGAGAAAGAGACATAGCAGAGAGAAGCAAAATCTATAATATTCTTAGGCACACATCCACAGAGTCTCTGCTTTTCGCCATGGCAAAAACTGATAAAAACTATATAAAGAGGAATATATCCCTTTATTTTACTCAACTGAAAAGGACTCATATCCTTTTAAACGGTGAAGATATCAAAAATCTGGGAATAGCACCAGGGAAGATATTTAAAAGGATACTGGACGATCTTCTCGAAGCCAAATTGGATGGAAGGGTTAAAACCAGAAAGGAAGAAATCAATTTTATAAAAGAAAATTATATGGATAGCGTAAGTTGACAACAGATGCCCTCTTTGATATATAGCAAGGGCAGAAAAGGATGCTACGGAGACCTGAAAAACTCTCTCTGCTAACGTGGAACAGAAAAGGAGAAGCACTATATGTCTAAGAATAGAATATTGAGTGGTATGCGACCTTCTGGTAAATTGCACCTTGGAAACTTCTTCGGAGCTTTAGACAGCTGGGTAAAACTTCAAGATGAGTATGAATGTTTTTACTTTGCTGCTGATTGGCATGCCCTGACCAGTGAGTACGAAAATACAGAGATAATAAAAGAGAGCATTACAGATATGTTCATCGATTGGTTGAGTGCAGGTATTGATCCCGAAAAAAGCACCATCTTCATACAGTCGAAGATACCAGAACATGCTGAGCTCCATATCCTACTCTCAATGATCACTCCTTTGTCCTGGCTGGAGCGCAATCCAACCTATAAAGAGCAACAACAAGAATTAACAAACAGGGATATTTCTACCTATGGTTTTTTAGGCTATCCTGTCTTACAGGCGGCGGACATAATTATCTATAAAGCTCATAAGGTTCCTGTTGGGATAGACCAGGTACCTCATCTTGAATTAACCCGGGAGATTGCCCGTCGTTTTAATTTTCTTTATAAGGAAATCTTTCCTCTCCCGGAGCCTATTTTGACCGAGATGCCTAAACTGCTGGGTATAGATGGGAGAAAAATGAGCAAAGCATACAACAACGCTATATACCTATCAGACCCTTCAGAGGTAATCAGGGAAAAGATAGAGGAGATGTTCACAGATCCCCAAAGGGCAAGAAAATCTGATCCAGGAGACCCGGAAGTTTGTAATGTCTTTTCCTTCCATAAGCTGTTTAGCCCCTCTGAGGA of the Thermodesulfobacteriota bacterium genome contains:
- a CDS encoding CBS domain-containing protein, whose product is MEVIITHVNADFDSLASMLAAKKLYPEARLAFPGSQEKSMRDFFIQSTIYVFQVEKLKNIDLENIHRLILVDTRQASRIGKFAEIKDRTNLDIHIYDHHPPSSDDISGSLEVIKEVGSTATILTQILKDRNIEISPDEATIMTLGIYEDTGSFTFSSTTSDDHLAASYLLSKGANLNTVSDMLIKELTAEEVSLLNDLVLSATTHNINGIDVVIAKVSTNKYIGDFAVLVHKLKDMKNINVLFALARMEDRIYLICRSRVDYINVSEIAIEFGGGGHSTAASATIRDLTLIQVEEKLLSVLRNKIGIRIHAKDIMAFPVKVIDSAESLQRAGKLLTRYNINVLPVIKENKLVGLISRQIIEKATYHGLKDLPTEEYMSTDFSSVSPDAPFITVQKIIIENNQRFLPVVENDCIVGAITRTDLLRTIQSDLLKDPSYPYAFDRDTRLTRKKSVAKLMKERLNQRILEVLQNIGKKAEDLNYNAYLVGGIVRDIILRHETLDIDIVIEGDGIELAKRFATDYTCKVTSHEKFGTATLIFPDNLRIDVATARLEYYKSPAALPTVELSSIKLDLYRRDFTMNTLAIRLNPAGFGELIDFFGAQKDIKEKTIRVIHNLSFVEDPTRIFRAIRFEQRFGFQIGKHTANLINNAVKMNFFDQLDGYRFFSELKLIFQEEEPVLVIKRLAEFDILRFIHPKIKFNEKMKKHLQNIKGIISWFNLLYLEEKYEKWRIYFLGLIDPLNKQEVLQLCQRLSITEKNRQKIILGIEQSEAILKQIGERDIAERSKIYNILRHTSTESLLFAMAKTDKNYIKRNISLYFTQLKRTHILLNGEDIKNLGIAPGKIFKRILDDLLEAKLDGRVKTRKEEINFIKENYMDSVS
- the trpS gene encoding tryptophan--tRNA ligase; translation: MSKNRILSGMRPSGKLHLGNFFGALDSWVKLQDEYECFYFAADWHALTSEYENTEIIKESITDMFIDWLSAGIDPEKSTIFIQSKIPEHAELHILLSMITPLSWLERNPTYKEQQQELTNRDISTYGFLGYPVLQAADIIIYKAHKVPVGIDQVPHLELTREIARRFNFLYKEIFPLPEPILTEMPKLLGIDGRKMSKAYNNAIYLSDPSEVIREKIEEMFTDPQRARKSDPGDPEVCNVFSFHKLFSPSEEVSEISHSCRSAGIGCVDCKKRIASRVITFLSPLQVKREYLLNHLERVEEIIETGIKKAQGIAKETMKEVREAIRI